The following is a genomic window from Candidatus Obscuribacter sp..
CAGTCCCTGGCTCACAAAAGTATAAAGTGAGCCGTGGCAAGCCTGACGAGAGGCAAATACATTGATGCACTGGGCGGTAAAAAGCATGCCGATGGTAGCAAGCAGATAAGCCAGCCAGGTGCCGTTACCAGCAAAGCCAAAAACAATTGGTATGAGCATACCAGGCGTGGCGCTGGGTGCAATGCCCGCTATAGACTGCGCCAGGGTTTCAAGCGGAGTGAGGACGCCGCGTTTGAATGACACTATTGCTCTTGCAGAGGACCGTGGAGCAGTGGCGCTGCTTCTTTGATGGCGTCTTGCTCAGTCCAGCTAGCGCTCTGGCTGGTGGTGGGCATGGTCGCTTGTGGTGCTACATATGGTGCGCTGCCTGGAGCGTAAGTCGATGTGGCGGCTGGTCCGCTACCCGGTAGACCTTGTAGCGGTGCTACTGGCGTAATCGCTTTGGGTTCATAACCGAGTACATGACCTACGACAGCTCCTTTGCTATCGAGCATCTGACCTTGACTGTTTATTGACACCGACAATGATCTGCCAGCCATGCTGACTGCGTCTCCATTGATGTCAGTGGAGACTTCGGCAACGCGGCCAACAAGATTGCCGGTGCTGTCGATGATATTACCGGCATGGTCGATTTTGATTGTTTGTGTGGTGCCAAGCAAGCTAGCAGGTTTGGGAGCAGTTGTATTTACTGCGGTAGCTGCAGACGCTGTGCCAGTTGCCGCAGCTGTCGCTGCATGATTGCCGCCGCCTGTGATCGCGCTGGCCGCTCCACTCATTGCTCTACCGGTGGCGCCCACTGCAGCTTCAGTACCGTGGACTGTGCCTCTTACAAGTGCTCCAGCCCCCTTTGCTGCACCGCCTGCAGCCATTTCAGTGCCTTTAGCTACGTCTTTGACTACCACTTCGGTGCCATGGGCGGCGCCTTTGACCACTACTTCTGTGCCGTGAGCAGCACCTTTGACCACCGCCTCAGTGCCATGGGCAGCACCTTTGACTACAGCCTCTGTGCCGTGGAGGGTGGCCTTGGCTGCGCTTTCGGTGCCGTGTACTACGCCTTTGACCATGTTAGTCAGTATATTGTCTGCCAGTACAGGACCAGTGCCTGCTGCTACGAGCAGAGATACAGCTAAAAATGTCGCGTATGTTTTCATTGATTTGCTTGCCCTGTAACCGTTTGCCATATTTTACCCTTTTAAATGCTGCCTTTGTATGACAACAGGGCTCGACCTTTACAGCCTTTGGATTAAAGAGTGTTCAAATATGGGGCTATTGGTGGAAAAGCACTCAAAAATATTCAGTGGCGCTAGAAGTATGCTGCACCACTTGTGCGTAATAAAAAAGGGCGAATTAAAATCCGCCCTTTTTTTGTTGTTTGTTACTTAGTTATTTGGTTACTTAGTTACTTGACTGGTGTTTCGGTTGGAGCCTTTGCTTCTTTGGCTTCTTTAGCTTTCAGTCTTTCTTCGCGCTTGGCTTTTCTGTCAGTAACTTTTTTCTCGATAGCTTCTTTGCGGGCGGCTTTTTCGCTATCGGATAGCTTGCCGTCTTTATCAGCGTCCCACTTCTCGAGTGATTTTTCCTTAGCCTTTTCGCGCACTTCTTTGCGAGTAGCTTTTTCGCTGTCGGATAATTTGCCGTCTTTGTCAGCATCAAACTTTTGAATCACTTTTGCGCGTTTTGCTTTCTGTTCTTCAGTTAGTTCACGCTTGGGCTTCTTATCGGCTTTTTCTTCTACTTTTGCAGTTGTCGCCGGTTCTGTCTTTGTCTCTTCAGCGTAAGCGGCTGTGCCAGCAAACAATAGGGACAAAGTGAGAATTGAAAGAAGGGTTTTCATTTTTATGGTTGCCTCTTGGTAGAAATTGTACCCTGGTATCTTTCCGGGAAGTACCTCGGAATACGTTGAATAATTTTAGCAAATATAGCCAGCGGTCTAGAGGCTGTTGGCGCTTTGTTTTAGACTATGTTTGCCTGAGCATCACTCATGCTGCGCGTCCACGAGGGCACGGACTTGAAGTTTTAGTGCCGTGGCATTGATATTTTGAGTATGAATTACTTTTTCTAGGTTTTCATCCTCGTTTTCAAGCAATCCAAGTAATACATGTTCGCTCCTTATTTCTGCGATATTTCGTGTTTTGACTTCGTGCCAGGCTTGTTGCAAGGAATAAAATTCCAAGTAAAATATGCATGGGCTCAATGTATCGGTGATTTGCCTTTTTTGTTTCAGATTCGGCGGCTTGTAGTACGTCAATCACGCTCATGTCAAACCAGTTGTACATGTCTTCAGTCATTGAGCCAGGCTGATCTCTTGCGTCGTCTGGAGGCATGGCATCAGCGCCCTGGGTTGCGAAGTATTCTTTTACTAGTTTTTCAATTTCCTTTTGTAGTTGCTTGCGGTCCTGCCCAAGATTTAGCAAAAGGCTGCATACTGCACTTTCATCGTCATGTAGCAGTGCCATCAATAAATGTTCTGTTCCTACATGTTTGTGTCCCAAGCCTCTGGCGATTTGCTCAGCGCTAGTAATTGCCGAATTAGCTTTTGCGGAGGGTAAAACTACTTTGCTGCCGTTGTTTAGACCTTTAGGTATTATCTGATTTAAAGCGGCTCTTGCCGCTTTTAGCGTGATGCCAGCATTGGTTAACGCTTGATAGGCAAGGCTGTTTGATGAGTCTAGAAGTCCAAGAAAAAGGTGCGCTGGTTCAAAGTAGTCTTGAGCAGTACGCATTGCCTCTTGCTGTGCTACAAGAAATGCTTTGAAAAACAACATTGTGTGTAGGCGCATCATTCAGTCACCGCTTGCATTTAGTCGAAATCTTGAGAAGTGCACGTACTCTCTATCAAATTTCGAATGTCTTGATAGTTTCAGCTCTCAGCTCTTCGATGTTGTGACCAAAATGAAGCAAGGTATCAATAGCCAGGTTGTTTTCG
Proteins encoded in this region:
- a CDS encoding DUF3659 domain-containing protein — translated: MANGYRASKSMKTYATFLAVSLLVAAGTGPVLADNILTNMVKGVVHGTESAAKATLHGTEAVVKGAAHGTEAVVKGAAHGTEVVVKGAAHGTEVVVKDVAKGTEMAAGGAAKGAGALVRGTVHGTEAAVGATGRAMSGAASAITGGGNHAATAAATGTASAATAVNTTAPKPASLLGTTQTIKIDHAGNIIDSTGNLVGRVAEVSTDINGDAVSMAGRSLSVSINSQGQMLDSKGAVVGHVLGYEPKAITPVAPLQGLPGSGPAATSTYAPGSAPYVAPQATMPTTSQSASWTEQDAIKEAAPLLHGPLQEQ
- a CDS encoding ATP-dependent Clp protease ATP-binding subunit, encoding MMRLHTMLFFKAFLVAQQEAMRTAQDYFEPAHLFLGLLDSSNSLAYQALTNAGITLKAARAALNQIIPKGLNNGSKVVLPSAKANSAITSAEQIARGLGHKHVGTEHLLMALLHDDESAVCSLLLNLGQDRKQLQKEIEKLVKEYFATQGADAMPPDDARDQPGSMTEDMYNWFDMSVIDVLQAAESETKKANHRYIEPMHILLGILFLATSLARSQNTKYRRNKERTCITWIA